A window of Actinomycetota bacterium genomic DNA:
CGGGTGTGCTTGGTCGGCCCTCGCCGGTGGCGGGGGCGGGCGGGTCAGGGGGGTGGTCGTTCGAGGACGTCTCCTTGGGGTGCGGTGAAGGTGGCGGAGTTGTCGGGGTGGAGGGTGATGCGCCAGTGGCCTTCGTGGACGGCGAGGTGGCAGCTCAGGCACAGCGAGATGCCGTTGTCGACGCAGGTGGGGCCGAGGTCGAGCCAGTGGCGGATGTGGTGGGCGGTCTGGGCCGCTCGGCCGCAGCGGCGGCAGCGTCCGCGGTCGCGGGCGTAGATGGCGCGGCGCATGGGGGCGGGCCAGGCGTTGGTGGAGCGGCCCACGTCGAGGACCTGGCAGGGCCCGTTGGTGATCACCCGGGAGATGTCGGCGTCGCACAGCATCCGCCGCGCGGTCTCTGCGGGGATGGGCTGGCCCTGGAAGGTGATCGCCGGTTCGGGGCCGGACCGCATCCGCAGCCCGTACTCGTCGAGGTCCAGGCCGCGGTCGGTGATCAGCCACGGCAGGTCGACGATGATCATCGCCTGGGTGGGTAGCCCGCGCGAGTCGGGGAACCCGGGCGTGCCCATGGCGATGTCGGCGAGCTGACCCAACGCGTCGTGGAGGCGCTGGGGGTAGCTGCGACGCTGATCCTCCGGCACGTCGTTGTCGGAGCCGGTCAGGGGCTCCAGCGCGGACTGGAGCTTGTTGGCGACCTCGGGCGTGAACAGCCCCTCGCCGTGGATCATCCCGTCGCGACGCTCCACGAACCGGAACCGGCGCTTGGCGAGCTGATCCTGCGCGGTCGACCGGCCCCGATCCGCAGACTGCTGCATCGCGCGTCGGCGGGCGCGCCGAGCGGTCTGTTCGGGGGTGTGCTCGCGGGCGTAGGCGACCAGCTCATCCACCAGCGCGTCGGCGTGCTCATCTTCGACGGTGCCGGCGGCCTTGCCGATGACGCGGACGTGCTCGGGGGAGATCTCGCCCGCCGCAGCCGCCTCGGCGACCGGCTCGTGAGCCTCGACCGTCTTGGCGACGGCGGCGTCCTTGGCGGCGACGTCGCCGTCGACGCCCAGCTGGCCGCTCAGCCACTTGCTGTGGCGCTCGGCCCCGTTGGAGTTGCGCTGTTCGGTGGCGGCGATCCAGCGTGCCCGGACGGTGGCGAGCTTGTTGGACAGGGCCTGGATCTGCTTCAGCCCGGCCGGCAGCTCGTCGGGGTGGACCTGCAGGGGGTCGGTGGCGGCGAGCGCGTCGATCGCGTCGTGGGCACGGGGGAAGTCGGGCACCGGTGTGGCGGTGTCGGAGGCTGGCCCGTAGGCCCGCATCGTGTCGGTGCTTCCCATCCCGGTCGCAGTCTCCCAGCCGCGAGGGAACTAATGTACCGAACAAACGTATGCATGTCAAGCACTCGGGCGAAGAAGTTTGGATCTGTGGAGGACCGCGACCGATGCTGGGGAGGAGGGGCCCGTTCGAGCGACCCCAGCGGGGGAGCGCACCCTGGGACACCGACCACCCGCCTGTAGAGTGCGGCGCCATGGCCGACCAACCGCTGCCGACCGTCACGGTCGTCGTCATCAACCTCGACGGACGCGACTACCTCGAGCCGTGCTTGCGGTCGGTGCTCGACCAGGACTACCCCGAGGATCGTGTCGAGGTGATCCTCATCGACAACGCCTCCACCGACGGGTCGGTCGAACTCGTGCGCGAGCGGTTCCCGAGCGTGCAGGTCATCGTCAACGACACCAACACGGGCTTCGCTCCCGCGGTCAACCAGGGAGCCCGCGCGGGTAGCGGCGAGTACCTCGCGCTGATCAACAACGATGCCGTCGCCGACCCGGCGTGGTTGCGCGAGCTGATCACCCCGATGCTGTTCAACGAGCGCGTCGCGTGCACCGGCGGTCTGGTGCTGGACGCCGAGGGCCTCACCGTCGACTTCGCGGGCGGGGCGGCGGGCTGGCACGGACACGGCTTCCCGATCGGGCACGGCGAACCGCCGCCTGAGGACCTGCGGCAGGGACCCACGCTGTTCGCGACCGGCTCGTCGTTGGCGACCCGTCGCAAGCTCTTCCTCGAGATCGGTGGGATGGACGAGGACTACTTCGCGTTCTTCGAGGACGTCGACTACGGCTGGCGGTTGTGGATCCTCGGCCACGACGTGCTGTTCATCCCCACCTCCATCCTCTACCACCGACACCACGGCACCATCGAGCGGTTCGGCGACGCACGCGAGCGCTACCTGCTCGAACGCAACGGGCTCGCCACGCTGTTCAAGAACTACGAGGACGACCGACTGGCACGGACGTTCCCGGCCGCGACGATCCTCTCGATGGTTCGGGGCGTGGAGGAGGAGGGCACCGACCTCGGCGACTACCGCATCACCGAGCGCGCAGCGGGCACCCGTCCCGAGCCGATCATCACCGACCTCACCGGCGCACACCTCGCCGCCATCCGCGACTTCAGCCTCGAGCTGGACAAGTGGCGCGAGAAGCGCGACTTCGTCCAGGCGCGGCGCCGTCGCGCGGATCGAGAGCTGCTGCCGCTGTTCCGCCACCCCCTCATCAGCAACATCCCGTCGGAGCGCTACCACGCCATCCTCGACCAGTTCGTGCGGACCTTCGACCTGCTGTCCGCCGCATCAGCGCAGCAGAAGATCCTGATCGTCTGTGCCGACCGCCTCGGCGAGCGCATGGCTGGTCCCGCGATCCGGGCGTGGGAGATGGCCAAGCTGCTGGCGCGCGAGCACGAGGTCGTCCTCGGCACGCTCGCGGAGCCCGGCCTCACCAGCGACCGTTTCGGCGTCGAGCACCTCACCCCCGACAAGATGCGTGAACGCATCGCGTGGTCCGAGGTCATCGTCACCCAGGGCGTGACGATGTGGTGGTACCCGGAGATGGTCAAGAGCAGCGCGGCCATCGTCATCGACCTGTACGACCCGTTCCACATCGAGGCCCTGGAGCTGCGCCGCCACCAGCCCCTTCAGGAGCGCTGGACCTTCGCCAAGAGCGATGTGCAGGTCGTCAACCAGCAGCTCGAGCGCGGTGACCTGTTCCTCTGCGCCTCCGAGAAGCAGCGAGACTTCTGGCTCGGTCAGCTCGCGTCCCTCGGCCGGATCAACCCGGCCACTTACGACCAGGATCCCGATCTGCGGGCGCTGCTCGAGGTCGCGCCGTTCGGACTTCCTCCGGAGGCTCCGGTTCAGGAGCGCAGCGCGATCAGGGGTGCGGTTGAGGGCATCGGTCCCGACGATCTCGTCTTCCTGTGGGGTGGCGGGATCTACAACTGGTTCGATCCGTCGACGCTGATCCGCGGGATGGCCCAGGCAGCCGAGGAGGATCCGCGCCTGCGCCTGTTCTTCCTGGGCACCGCGCACCCCAACCCCGAGATCCCCGCGATGTTCCGTGCGGGGGAGGCGTTGCAGACCGCGCGATCGCTCGGCGTGCTCGACAAGCACGTGTTCTTCAACGAGGGCTGGGTCCCGTACGAACAGCGTGCCGACTGGCTGCTCGACGCCGACGTGGGTGTGTCGACGCACTTCCTCCACATCGAGACCGAGCTCAGCTACCGCACGCGCATCCTCGACTACATCTGGGCCGGTCTGCCGATCCTGTGCACCGAGGGCGACTCGCTGTCCCGGCTGGTCAGGACGCACGACCTCGGCGAGGTCGTCCGGGCCGAGGATCCCGAGGACGTGGCGCGGGGCATCCTCGCCCTCGCCGATGCGGGACGCCGCTCCGACATCCAGGGACGCATCGCCGAGCTGGCGCCGGAGATGACGTGGGAGCAGGCGCTGCAACCGCTCGTGTCCTTCTGTCGGCTCCCTCGACGCGCCCCGGACCTCGATCCGGCGGCACGGAAGCGCTACGTCGACCGCGGGCCCGCCGGGATCTTCCAGCGCAACCCCGCGGATCTGGCCAGACGGTTCGTCGCGGTCGCGCGGGAGCGTGGATGGTCCACTGCCGCGCAGATGGCCAAGCAGACCGTCCGACGCCGGTTGGGCCGCTGAGCCGCCGCCGGCGGGCCCGTAGGTGCCACCTGAGGATCTCGGCCCCACCTGTTACTCTTCGTACCTCTCACGTCGGGGCTAGACCCGGCGCGGGAGGCGGGGAAGGGTCTCGGAACCGAGGCGTCGAACCACCTCGCTGGTAACCCGTCTGCCGTTGGGGCAGACGACCGAGAACCGGCAGTTGCGCCACGGGGGCGTGCCCGAGGAGGGCCCATCTTGTCCAACATCACTTCGCTCCGTCCGCTGGCCGCCGTGGTGGCGGCTGCACTGGCGGCGACGCTGCTGATCGCCCTGCCATCACGATCCGATGGCGCCACGACCATCGACTACCCCAACACCGAGCGCATCCCCGGAGATGACCCCGTCGAGATCGGCGTCAACATCTCCCAGCGCCTGTTCGGGAACGACGGGGCGCAGGCGGTCGTCCTGGCTCGCAAGGACAAGTTCCCGGACGCCCTGGGCGGCAGCACCGTCGCGGCCGAGTTCGGTGGCCCCGTCCTCTACACGACCAGCACCGACCTCGACACCGCGACCCGCAACGAGATCGACCGCGTGCTGGCGCCGGGTGACAACGTCTACATCATGGGCGAGGTCGCAGCCATCTCGGTCGAGGTGGAACAGGAGCTGCAGGCACGCGGGTACCGCACCCCGCGTCTGGGGGGCCAGACCCGTGTGGAGACCGCGGCCGAGGCCGCCTTCGCGGTAGGTGCTGGTCCGGGCCGTACCGCCATCATCGCGCGTGCCTTCGACGACCCCGGCGCCATCGAGAGCACCCAGGGATGGGTCGACTCCGTCAGCTGCGGTGGGTACGCCGCGTTGAGCGAGACACCGGTCCTGCTGACCGACAAGAACCGCGACCCCCAGCGCATCCCCGAGGCGACCCGGTCGATGTTGCAGCGGCTGGGGATCTCCGAGGTCTTCATCTGCGGTGGCCCGGCTGCCGTACCCCAGGCACACGCTGACGACATCGCGGCGATGGGCATCAAGGTCAACCGCTTCGCCGGAGCGACCCGCATCGAGACCGCGGTCGACGTGGCGAGCAACCTCTGGGGGTACCGGACCACCGACGGCAAGGCGTTCATCATCGTCAACGGCTGGGGCGCGAACTTCGCCTACGGCCTCGCCGCCTCCCAGCTGTCGCGGCGTGAGGCCGCACCCATCCTCCTCGTCAACCGCACCGAGCCGACGAGCTGCTCGGGCAACGAGCAGTCCCGGGCGACCCTCTGCTACCTCGCGCAGCACAACCCGTCGATCTCCGGCCTGATCGCCGTCGGTGACGTGAGCCTGGTCGACGATGTCGTCTTCCGGGCAGCGGCCGAGGCCGGCGGCCTCGAGGAGGACAACACCGCCCCAGCGCGCCCGTCCAACGTCAGCGCGACGGACCGGCCCGAGGACGACGGCACCAACGTCAACGTCAAGTGGGCCGCGTCGACCGACGACAACCCCGGACCCATCACCTACAACGTCTACTTCCGCAACAACGCCGACGACGAGGCGCTCACGCGCGCGAACAGCACGCGGCGCACCACCAGCAAGACCAGCCTGACGATCACCGGGCTGACCGAAGGCCAGAGCTACGACGTTGCCGTCGACGCGGTCGACCAGTTCGGCAACCGCTCCGGCCTCTCCGCGGTCGCCAGCGCCGGTCCCCTCGAGGACGAGGTCCCCGCCGCCCCGAGCGAAGCACCCACCGCCAAGAACACGACGACCGGCGTGGGCCTGAGCTGGAAGAGGGCACCGGAGGCCGACGCCGCCGCCTACCGCATCGAACGCGCCGAGCCGACGGGCGGCGGACCGATCCAGGAGCCCTGCGACAGCCCCTTCCTGTCGTGGGCGCACGTCAAGAACGTGTCCCCACGGAGCACCACCAGCTTCATCGACACGACCGCTAAGGACGGCATCCGCTACTGCTACCGCTACCGCGTGCTCGACACCTCCAGCCCCGCCAACGAGAGCGGCACGTCACCGGTGACCGAGTGGACGTTCGACAAGCAGAACCCCGACCAGAACGCGCCCGCCGGCACACCCTCGATGTACGCGGTGAACATCGACCAGGACCGCAGGCTCGTCGGCACCACCAACAACTCGCGCATGCGCGCGGGAACGACGCTCCGTGTCGACGCCGTCGTCCCGGCCGGCGCCTACAGCGCGTCCGAGACCCTCGGTCGCATCGCCGTCTACGACGGCGACACCCGTCTCTCGGCCGTGGACGACTCCGACGAGTTCGATCCCACCGGCGCCGAGCAGATCGTCAGCGTCTTCGTGGCCCTCAACGCCACCGGCGAGCGGTCGATCTCGGTCGCGATGCAGGACGCGACCGGCAACGAGGGCACCCGCTCCACGGTGTGGCGGCTCGACGTCAACGCGCAGCACCTGCCCACACCGGTGATCGAGTCGATCGCCGCGGTCAACACCGACCCGGCGGACCTGCTCGACCAGCGCATCCCCGACGCCCCCGGGATCGACGCGACCCCGCGCATCGTGGTCGGCAACCTCGATCCGTCCGCTGGCAACCAGCGGCTCCAGGTCTACCGCAACGACGAGGTCGACGCGTCGTTCTGCCTCACCCCGAACCAGATGTCGGGTGGGCAGTTCGTGATCAACGCGGGACCGGGCGACAGCGACTACACCCTCCCCGGCGGCGCCCACCCGCTGCTCGTGACGGCGCAGCCGGCGGTGTTCACCTCGCCGTCGACCTGCATCGCCGACCCGATCCAGGGTGCGGCCCGTCGCTCGGGTGACTCCAACACCGTGCGCTACCTGTTCGAGACCGCCGAGTTCGGGATCCTCGCCGTCGATCCGCCGAACAACGCGTTCGACCCCTACGGCTTCCGCGACGGCGGCG
This region includes:
- a CDS encoding glycosyltransferase gives rise to the protein MADQPLPTVTVVVINLDGRDYLEPCLRSVLDQDYPEDRVEVILIDNASTDGSVELVRERFPSVQVIVNDTNTGFAPAVNQGARAGSGEYLALINNDAVADPAWLRELITPMLFNERVACTGGLVLDAEGLTVDFAGGAAGWHGHGFPIGHGEPPPEDLRQGPTLFATGSSLATRRKLFLEIGGMDEDYFAFFEDVDYGWRLWILGHDVLFIPTSILYHRHHGTIERFGDARERYLLERNGLATLFKNYEDDRLARTFPAATILSMVRGVEEEGTDLGDYRITERAAGTRPEPIITDLTGAHLAAIRDFSLELDKWREKRDFVQARRRRADRELLPLFRHPLISNIPSERYHAILDQFVRTFDLLSAASAQQKILIVCADRLGERMAGPAIRAWEMAKLLAREHEVVLGTLAEPGLTSDRFGVEHLTPDKMRERIAWSEVIVTQGVTMWWYPEMVKSSAAIVIDLYDPFHIEALELRRHQPLQERWTFAKSDVQVVNQQLERGDLFLCASEKQRDFWLGQLASLGRINPATYDQDPDLRALLEVAPFGLPPEAPVQERSAIRGAVEGIGPDDLVFLWGGGIYNWFDPSTLIRGMAQAAEEDPRLRLFFLGTAHPNPEIPAMFRAGEALQTARSLGVLDKHVFFNEGWVPYEQRADWLLDADVGVSTHFLHIETELSYRTRILDYIWAGLPILCTEGDSLSRLVRTHDLGEVVRAEDPEDVARGILALADAGRRSDIQGRIAELAPEMTWEQALQPLVSFCRLPRRAPDLDPAARKRYVDRGPAGIFQRNPADLARRFVAVARERGWSTAAQMAKQTVRRRLGR
- a CDS encoding DUF222 domain-containing protein, giving the protein MGSTDTMRAYGPASDTATPVPDFPRAHDAIDALAATDPLQVHPDELPAGLKQIQALSNKLATVRARWIAATEQRNSNGAERHSKWLSGQLGVDGDVAAKDAAVAKTVEAHEPVAEAAAAGEISPEHVRVIGKAAGTVEDEHADALVDELVAYAREHTPEQTARRARRRAMQQSADRGRSTAQDQLAKRRFRFVERRDGMIHGEGLFTPEVANKLQSALEPLTGSDNDVPEDQRRSYPQRLHDALGQLADIAMGTPGFPDSRGLPTQAMIIVDLPWLITDRGLDLDEYGLRMRSGPEPAITFQGQPIPAETARRMLCDADISRVITNGPCQVLDVGRSTNAWPAPMRRAIYARDRGRCRRCGRAAQTAHHIRHWLDLGPTCVDNGISLCLSCHLAVHEGHWRITLHPDNSATFTAPQGDVLERPPP
- a CDS encoding cell wall-binding repeat-containing protein, encoding MSNITSLRPLAAVVAAALAATLLIALPSRSDGATTIDYPNTERIPGDDPVEIGVNISQRLFGNDGAQAVVLARKDKFPDALGGSTVAAEFGGPVLYTTSTDLDTATRNEIDRVLAPGDNVYIMGEVAAISVEVEQELQARGYRTPRLGGQTRVETAAEAAFAVGAGPGRTAIIARAFDDPGAIESTQGWVDSVSCGGYAALSETPVLLTDKNRDPQRIPEATRSMLQRLGISEVFICGGPAAVPQAHADDIAAMGIKVNRFAGATRIETAVDVASNLWGYRTTDGKAFIIVNGWGANFAYGLAASQLSRREAAPILLVNRTEPTSCSGNEQSRATLCYLAQHNPSISGLIAVGDVSLVDDVVFRAAAEAGGLEEDNTAPARPSNVSATDRPEDDGTNVNVKWAASTDDNPGPITYNVYFRNNADDEALTRANSTRRTTSKTSLTITGLTEGQSYDVAVDAVDQFGNRSGLSAVASAGPLEDEVPAAPSEAPTAKNTTTGVGLSWKRAPEADAAAYRIERAEPTGGGPIQEPCDSPFLSWAHVKNVSPRSTTSFIDTTAKDGIRYCYRYRVLDTSSPANESGTSPVTEWTFDKQNPDQNAPAGTPSMYAVNIDQDRRLVGTTNNSRMRAGTTLRVDAVVPAGAYSASETLGRIAVYDGDTRLSAVDDSDEFDPTGAEQIVSVFVALNATGERSISVAMQDATGNEGTRSTVWRLDVNAQHLPTPVIESIAAVNTDPADLLDQRIPDAPGIDATPRIVVGNLDPSAGNQRLQVYRNDEVDASFCLTPNQMSGGQFVINAGPGDSDYTLPGGAHPLLVTAQPAVFTSPSTCIADPIQGAARRSGDSNTVRYLFETAEFGILAVDPPNNAFDPYGFRDGGAVPIEVVFNKDATTTSRVTLSGPGIATPITVENDGADGDSTAGDERIDFDAPPLQTGQFELDIVASPLDGIGSGVSTTTTFTVGFIHLVHGSKAVGGGNGSTNAPSGSVTFVVDAAAPSGTYRVFSSAATCPAAPVATLAHSAGTTTRNNTADPGGELIWTYQSNSRPDQTFCQDDGAIPAGLTAADRALLGIRQTPVASTFFVDGIGNTAFEDTILVYRPGQTSLGTTTWQTDATVVRQADGSTGRIPNERVRPSWEVYFYVRDDNGNESVAGRDGLIRRLNSIRANDGLPANPPTGPELQAGDFLELFFNGVTLDDIGPPLGGNGGIVILAGDKLVNPKFGSAGSGGSSANQSGNLLKITFGSNTTVGGQPVPQPVTPPTSVHGGANWFGVNWLVDISADGDNSEESGHVVLLPPEEEAVSTTGTF